The following coding sequences are from one Musa acuminata AAA Group cultivar baxijiao chromosome BXJ2-4, Cavendish_Baxijiao_AAA, whole genome shotgun sequence window:
- the LOC135609094 gene encoding pectinesterase-like translates to MQKLPALLLFVVLLTSLPSPCLSFHDSDDIDYWCSNMPHPEPCRYYLGNNPHVGIPKDTAQFYQVSLRLAFDLTVRAQSQLKRRGPACNQARERTAWLDCWKLYDNTVLQLNRTLDAPHGACTAFDSQTWLSAALTNLQTCLTGFNDTGTSSEIIEPVTRYNVSDLISNCLAINRPAAAAATTNVSTTTDRGRVSSWMMIANRRLLQLSASADLVVAKDGSGNFRTIKEALDAAAARMQSGRLSKFVIYVKAGVYNEYVQVTSSLSNLVMLGDGIGKTIITGNRSVASGYTTLSSATFSVFGDGFKASGITFRNTFGPGSQAVALLSASDLSVYYRCSIEGYQDTLFVYSQRQFYRECDIHGTIDFIFGNAAVVLQRCNIYARRPRHGESNVITAQGRSDPNQNTGIVIQFSNIEPAAELLPVRKTVRSYLGRPWMQYSRTLFLQSYIDGIIDPAGWLPFNGNFALNTLYYGEFENTGPGSRMSKRVKWPGYHVIQRRSIVRPFTVGRFIAGRSWIPSTGVPFDPSL, encoded by the exons ATGCAGAAGCTGCCCGCTTTGCTCCTCTTCGTCGTCCTCCTCACCTCCCTGCCATCTCCCTGCCTCTCCTTCCATGACTCCGACGACATAGACTACTGGTGCAGCAACATGCCGCACCCGGAGCCGTGCCGCTACTACCTCGGCAACAACCCACACGTCGGGATCCCCAAGGACACGGCCCAGTTCTACCAGGTCTCCCTCCGCCTCGCCTTTGACCTCACCGTCCGCGCCCAAAGCCAGCTCAAGCGCCGCGGCCCCGCGTGCAACCAAGCCCGTGAGAGGACCGCCTGGCTCGACTGCTGGAAGCTCTACGACAACACCGTCCTCCAGCTCAACCGCACCCTCGACGCCCCGCACGGCGCCTGCACCGCCTTCGACTCCCAGACCTGGCTCAGCGCCGCCCTGACCAACCTGCAGACCTGCCTCACGGGCTTCAATGACACCGGCACCTCGTCGGAGATCATCGAGCCGGTCACGCGGTACAACGTCTCCGACCTCATCAGCAACTGTCTCGCCATCAACCGGccggccgccgccgctgccacgaCGAACGTGTCGACGACGACTGACCGCGGAAGGGTTTCGAGCTGGATGATGATCGCTAACAGGCGGCTCCTGCAGCTCTCCGCCAGCGCTGACCTCGTGGTGGCCAAAGATGGGTCGGGAAACTTccgaaccatcaaggaagctctcGACGCCGCCGCGGCAAGGATGCAGAGCGGAAGGCTATCCAAGTTCGTGATATACGTCAAGGCCGGTGTGTACAACGAGTACGTGCAGGTAACCAGTAGCTTAAGCAATCTCGTGATGCTTGGCGACGGCATTGGAAAGACCATCATCACCGGGAACAGGAGCGTCGCTAGTGGCTATACCACCCTCAGCTCTGCAACCTTCA GTGTGTTCGGTGACGGATTCAAAGCGAGTGGCATCACGTTCAGGAACACGTTTGGTCCAGGATCACAGGCGGTGGCGCTTCTGTCGGCGTCGGATCTCTCTGTCTACTACCGATGCAGCATCGAGGGATACCAGGACACGCTGTTCGTCTACAGCCAGCGGCAGTTCTACAGGGAGTGCGACATACACGGCACGATCGACTTCATCTTCGGCAATGCAGCGGTGGTGCTCCAGCGCTGCAACATCTACGCAAGGCGGCCCCGGCACGGCGAGTCCAACGTCATCACGGCGCAAGGCCGCAGCGACCCCAACCAGAACACCGGCATCGTGATCCAGTTCTCCAACATCGAGCCGGCGGCCGAGCTGCTGCCGGTGCGGAAGACCGTGAGGTCGTACCTGGGGCGGCCGTGGATGCAGTACTCCCGCACGCTCTTCCTGCAGAGCTACATCGACGGCATCATCGACCCCGCCGGGTGGCTACCGTTCAACGGCAATTTCGCGCTGAACACGCTGTACTACGGCGAGTTCGAGAACACCGGGCCGGGGTCGAGGATGTCGAAGCGGGTGAAGTGGCCGGGGTACCATGTGATCCAGCGGCGGTCGATCGTGCGGCCGTTCACCGTAGGGCGGTTCATAGCCGGCCGTTCATGGATCCCGTCGACGGGCGTGCCGTTCGACCCGAGCTTGTAG